The Eriocheir sinensis breed Jianghai 21 chromosome 9, ASM2467909v1, whole genome shotgun sequence genomic sequence ggggcggtttgggggcggagcagcgggatgacgtcacttgaagctaaaaaaaaaatatacccgccagttcaggggtgactaaagttgcggccgtgtgtgcactttggatgtgcatgtttgctttctttcatagcgcgttcaggcaagccactgatgaaaaaaatatgcctttttattgtgctattgcgtgactgtaattccaatgtaatgccgggatgtgaaggcaggagaagaacCTTAGAAGTATAAGGACAAgacgtaggttaagtcattataagttaTTACAAGTAGTTAAAGTGAGCATAAGTAGTTATGAGTAATTATAAGTCACTATAAGGCCATCATAGATGTGTAAGAAAATGTAAGTAGGTATTCTTGATCacataggggaggcggtggctggaaggatagcaagacggccccgcgtccaggaggacgcgagttcaatccccgaccggtgccaccaagctgggatttttcagccgccgccgagtggcttaaaactacccacatgctgtccagaagaccacctatcaacccggactctagattctaggattaaagatgagctccgggagggcagcatgagccaatgcaagatggcgccactataaacactcgcctgcgccagaacgggctgggccgaccatcaggacccaccggaaagaagccttggaccgaccatcaggatccaccgggaacaagcctaccggcgcaataggccgcgacgtaaaaaaaaaaaaaaaaaacctagaaCAGAATacccccctcagactacaattacacaataTTGCGCAATGCCACGCCAAGACTTTCCGCCAGAAACTCAGCGTCtgtcacccctccctttcccccccttccccctaccagcgcacgcacctCGGAAATATTGCCAGCCCTTGCTTATCAATACCCAATCAGTTAAAGTTATCCACCCTTGCATAGATTTTTTCCGCTGCTCCACatgaaatttcgtcaccttgcatGTTAAGAGACCGTAcccatatataaactaccctagtcttcccttcattttgaatTAAACCGTGATAGATTATAAATCAGCTACTTGGCCCCCTTGTCTGCGCGACGGGGCTGCCCCAGGACGGGTATAAAAACACGGGGTAGCGTAACTAGCGTTTCCCGGGGGCCGGGCAGACTCGAGGCTCATCCGCTGTGTTTTACAGGTATGTACGTGGCTCTCCCGCTTTCGCCCCCCATTTGTTCCCCCCTACGTGCTCCCCAGTTCAATTACCATCTCCCCTTTAGCCAATGTGTATCTTAATTATCCTGTtaatgcatttctgatcccagtaaaCGAAATAGCGAGACTCGAGGCTCATCCGCTGTGTTTTACAGGTTCTGGCGGCCCACTCcctgcacatacacacacccaccccacacccacacacccacacgaaaCCGTGTATCTTTCCTGAcgtgttcttttagttgttaatctcaatatttctcttctttccgcgGTAGGGGTTGTAGGAGGGAGCCCTTTTTAAGCGTTCTTGGAGCCTTACCAGGGGTAGGAACGGGGAGTCGAGGCCCTCTTAAAAACTCCCTTCTGTGCCCCCTATTGCGGGAAGTATTTTGGGAGTATATAGGCCAGTAATCTGTGCTTTATCTGTAGGGTAAGAAGTGTTAGTAAAACAGGAGGCTGTATGTTTTGTCGTTTCGACAGAAATTGTTCTCGCTGTGTACGGGCCTCCCCGGAAGTGTAGAGTTCCCTCTCCCTGTGGTTTTTGTCATATATCTTATGTATCTGGTTTTGCAATAGTTGTACACCCGCGCAAGGGTAAAGGTTTCGTGGAGAATTCTCAGCCATGTTCTGATTtccattgtgagaggagaaaactagaaaccagtcgtgtgtccattcgcccatTTCTGTCAGTTTCGGGTAAATCGTGCCATCCATGAGCAATTAACTGTAAACCGTATCGCCAGTTATGACTATGTATACCTTCTAACCTAAGTCACATGAATAAATGTAACCACCCCTATttataggcctttatttcttgTCTTCTCCCCGTCGTGAGTTTTGTCCGGCCGGCTGTGAGTTGAACTAACCATTTACCGCCCCCGAGTCTGCCCCGCTCACCACGCTTACCCTGCCCAAGGGATAagagtctcgctctgggtcatttTCATCCCTCATTAAATCCTTAGTCCGTTATATTCATATactttaaggttcccagtgagctaccggtgacatagttcatcggtagatctctgggtggtggcagcaaaaactacccccagggcgagtcccccttttttttccccagaTATCAATAGTTgaattcccttctttttttttaacatcatttagtgccccgaatttccgggcacgacaccAATGCCTACAaatggcggtgtggggtgtgagggagggcatgttgaagtgattgatttaaattagtccgcctttcttcgttttctctaaatccgtttctacattctctagtttgggtccaagcaacgtcacgcataagccacgcctctgccgtgtctcctcccacaaacctgcgtatgacttgacttggaatatatagactttgggataaaaaggaaagacgaaaacaagttaaaggaagcaaaaagaacGTGAAGAAACCTCGCAGAGTATTGGGTAGGTCTGGTAGGCGAAACCCTCTGCCCAACATAAGCAAGATCGAATCCCCGACCCACCTGATAATCAAGGAAAGGATGAATTACGTCGAGGGCAAGGGATGGAAGATGCACATTCTCAAGATACAGACGACCAAGTTGTCGAATAGAAGAGTCACCGTGAAAAAGTACACAATCAAATGCGGCGAGAACCGATCAAACTGCAGAATAGCGAAGAGACAAACGATGAATAAAATACGAATGATGGGCCCAAAAGCAAAGTCTCGAAAAGGCAGGAAAATACAAAACAGAAGACTGAATACTAAAACTTGATCCGAAAACccacgaagaaaacaaagacactCGACGCCTTACAAGAAGACCTTCACACCCCAACGAGAATCAGGAGTGAAGGAACATCAGCTGAAGATCCTTGTCGGCCGCGTAGGATTAAATACACCGCGGGAAAAGGATGGTTAGTTAAGGTGTCCAGTGACTGCCTGAGGCCGAGTAATACGACAACAGAGCCCGTCATCGAGTAAAATATAATGAGGTGGATTATAAGAAGAGATTGATAGGCTATTCCCGACTTTGATACCCGCTCTgattccgtccgtccgtctgtctgtacgTGTGTCTGTCCATAattatgtttgtttgttaaagatgtgtgtgtgtgtgtgtgtgtgtgtgtgtgtgtgtgtgtgtgttctagtaatactaacacaacattcatttaatttctctacctctcacCCTATCATCAGCTGCTTAAGTATCACTCACTAACAATAACACGACATTACTTTGCTCTATATAACTTCGCTCATTCCAACTCAGAAATTAGCTCTACAGAATTTAGCTCATTCGAAACTGTTAGTCAGGATTTAGATCATTTTAACTCTATCTTGTGGTGTGGTATGATAGATTCATTCATTCTGCGGCCGCCGGTGAaagtagaaaacacacacacacacacacacacacacacacacacacgcgcgcgcgcgcgccatACACGACAGGTCAAGGATAACTGTTACGTATTGTCTCGTCGATCCGTTCGTGTCCGCTTGTTCCCAGCACGCTCCGGTATTGTTGATTTGTCTATTTACTTGTTCACTGTCTACGGATTCTGAGATAAGCTTTTAACTAGAGTAAGATAAATGACATGGTTTCAGAGTCGTATCTTAATGTTGGTTGGCATTTTTAACATTTCAATTTCGATACGTTTTCATGAGAGCAGGTTAAATGTTATGTCTAGGGTCGTATTGAAGGTAAGCGGCATTTTCAACCTTTTTGATTAGAGTTGGATGAattatatccacacacacacacacacacacacacacacacacactgtgacacacacacacacacacacacacacacacacacacacactaataataataataataataataataataataataataataataataataataataggtttattaatgtaaggcagccgttaggctgaaaatatacaaattaaaaatacaagaaactaatagtaaataggctacactagagggagggagagggtggggggtggtttgggagagctaaaaatagagacataagggagagggagggtggtgtgaagggggcacttagaggggtagcggcgaggtgctaatctccaccgcggccctttgggtatgactgtcactgggcattgtttatcatccgcaccatcgcgggcactgcgctacgtttgtaacggtcggttcgcggcgctctgaaggggttgagtttgttgtggtgtctggtgaagcgggtgggaggaggcgcgtcggaTGGCAGGAGGTgacggtggcgaggatggtgaagcagggagattccgaattttctgagggcgtcctggtgcctgtcagagagcctcgggagactcagggtggccagggcattgtcgtaggtgtggtagtcagggcctaaaatgaccgtgaatgccctcttttgaaccctctcaagctgctgttgttgggtgaggataagggacgatgaccacgccggggaggcatacatgagctttggcaatatgaatgatgagTAAATACTGCACacctcagcagccggtgcccccagcgtcctgagtctacgcagcatgtacagcttgtaggaggctgctctgacggtgttggagacgtggagcttccagttgagctggtagtccacagtgatgcagagtagtttggtggactggacaacctggaggtggtgtgagccaatagacagcagcggaggtggcacatctctcttggacgtgcaaacgtgcatcaccatggtcttggtgtggttgatagtggcactgttgtccaCCGTATGTactaatgtatgtatgtacgttgtACTAATTTAAGTCACTGTAGCATAAGGGCCACAAATTTTATGACAAATGCAatgactaaaaatatatatatatatatatatatatatatatatatatatatatatatatatatatatatatatatatatatatatatatatatatatatatatatatatatatatatatatatataaataaagtagCTTAATGTCATGTAATACATTATTGTGGCTCAACACTTGACGAACaatctttcatttgtttttaatATTTACCAAAGCACTGCTAAAACAAATTACATCAAGTGTAAGTAACCTCAAGAGgaaatattttctcctcctccagcctctcttCTACATTCACTTCACAAATATAGCTAATGAAGTTCGTCTTGTAACTTAACATATTTTAGAATTATAATATGGAGGACAGGCTGAGATGGGAAAAAACTAGTAACCCAAAGACTAGCCTTCAAtgtctgtccaataaagtaataCTCGTAGGTAAAATGGGGAGCATGCGATATTGCTGCGCGTTgcatcggtgctcatttccgcctccttgaccttttgagcctgGGGTGGGCTCGTATTCACTAGCCCGGGGACACATGGCCCTATGCCGTTCGGATTCCCAcactttaccttccccaagtttccccaggtacaggtttatcgaccaacccgaaaggaaacatggaaacatggactagcaggcagcagaaagcctgttggctcattactaggctgcctgcgttcagtgattcaatcaatccgtttgccataggagtggcttgcagggaaggattaaagcacttgtgtatctactcttgggaacgttcagttcactcccgattcagcaaagtggcgatcaatgcgtttcttgaaggagttgatggtctctgcgctaaccacttctgcaggaaggctgttccagtggcgaacaactctattcgagaaataactcctgccgatgtcggtattgcatcgctttgcttgaattgtttttccgttgtttcttgttctcaggttggtttgtagcgtgaagagtttagagtgatcaacgttgctgagcttgtttaggtacttaaagacttgtatcatgtctccccgcaggcgtctcttttccaacgtgaagaggttgagtcgctcgagtcgctcttcatagggcttcgtcctcagtgatggtatcatcttcgtggcgcggcgctgtactctctcaagtaattcaatgtctttcctgtaattagaggaccagaattgcacggcgtattccaggtggggccttaccagcgaattgtacaaggataacataactcccggcgtcttgtattcgaagttcctcgatatgaacccaagcatagtattggctttcttgcaggcggacttgcagtgttttatttgtttcaagtcactgctgatggtgaccccgaggtctctttcctcttgcacaacatgtagtggttcgccacccatgtggtatgtgtggttgctgtttctggatccgatatgcattactttacatttggcagtgttgaaggacatctgccattttcctgaccaccgagtgatctggtccaggtctctccggataattttgcagtctgccgttgtgagggccttcccacccacctttgtgtcgtcggcaaattttgaaagattggatttcaatcctagttctaggtcgttgatatatatgatgaaaagtatgggtcccagcactgacccctgtggcactccacttgtgaccgggagccactcggaggcctgtccgttgagtacaactcgttgttttcttccagtgagccagtccttgatccacgctgtcagattgccgcctaatcccgccgacttgagtttcttgagcaGTCTTTCgagtggcactttgtcaaagggtttctgaaagtctagatatataacatcgctggggatatgattgtcccagttttcatagataccttggaaggagtccaataaattggttaagcatgagcgcttgttcctgaaaccgtgctgagcatcggaaatgatgttgttgtcttcaaggaacctaacgagtttgtctctgatgatcttctcgaggatttttcccgccacagaggtcaggctgattggtctgtagtttagggccacacttttgtctccctttttgtagatcggagttacattcgcttgtttccagtcttttgggactttgttttgttgtagtgacagattgtagatggtggtgagtggcttgaggatttgctgcttgagttccttgagcagcctgggtgacaagtcgtcgggtccggtggacttgtttgtctcgagtttgtctaggtacttcttcacatcccgttcttcgattgtgccaatttctaggggagtgattcccatcggtgggatagggctctcgggtacggactgggtattctcgaccgtgaacacagacgcgaagtttctatttaggatttcgaccatttgtctactgtcctgtgttagtacgtcactttcatcttttaagggaccgatattgctttttgtcttctttttggttctta encodes the following:
- the LOC126996276 gene encoding uncharacterized protein LOC126996276 translates to MSVLSLFRNTSSAAGEVVTLRDCLYSGGGGDGGGEGFSHASWAVISTCDGLDVCAEIWCVNGPKLRSPGASALDGTRCGRNANRKQVKGSKKNVKKPRRVLGRSGRRNPLPNISKIESPTHLIIKERMNYVEGKGWKMHILKIQTTKLSNRRVTVKKYTIKCAA